The Halichoerus grypus chromosome 9, mHalGry1.hap1.1, whole genome shotgun sequence genome has a window encoding:
- the NEDD9 gene encoding enhancer of filamentation 1 isoform X1 — translation MWATNLMARALYDNVPECAEELAFRKGDILTVIEQNTGGLEGWWLCSLHGRQGIVPGNRVKLLIGPIQDTPSSQDQPTSGLMHQTFGQQKLYQVPNLHGAPRDTIYQVPPSYQHQGIYQVPTSHGTQEQDVYQVPPSVQRSIGGANGPHLSKKVVTPVRTGQGYVYEYPSRYQKDIYDIPPSHATQGVYDIPPSSVKGSVFSVPVGEIKPQGVYDIPPTKGVYAIPPSACRDEAGLREKEYDFPPPVRQAGRLDVRPEGVYDIPPTSSKPMGKDLHIKYNCDAPGAADLATRRHQSVSLNHPPSQLGQSLGPQNDAYDIPRGVQFLEPPTETSEKANPEERDGVYDVPLHNPPDAKGSQDVVDGINRLSFSSTGSTRSNMSTSSTTSKESSLSASPSQDKRLLLDPDTAIERLHRLQQTLEMGVSSLMALVTTDWRCYGYMERHINEIRTSVDKVELFVRDYLHFAKGAVANASCLPELILHNKMKRELQRMEDSHQILSQTSHDLNECSWSLNILAVNKPQNKCDDLDRFVMVAKTVPDDAKQLTTTINTNAEALFRPGPGSSPVKSGSENIMNSTEYPHPALQMQLLHPGDHKAQALHKPLPPSLGKDQPPDCSSSDGSERSWMDDYDYVHLQGKEEFERQQKELLEKENIIKQNKMQLEHHQLSQFQLLEQEITKPVENDISKWKPSQSLPTTNSSVGAQDRQLLCFYYDQCETHYISLLNAIDALFSCVSSAQPPRIFVAHSKFVILSAHKLVFIGDTLTRQVAAQDIRNKVMNSSNQLCEQLKTIVMATKTAALHYPSTTALQEMVHQVTDLSRNAQLFKRSLLEMATF, via the exons AATCTTATGGCAAGGGCCTTATATGACAATGTCCCAGAGTGTGCTGAGGAACTGGCCTTCCGCAAGGGAGATATCCTGACTGTCATAGAGCAGAACACAGGAGGACTGGAAGGATGGTGGCTCTGCTCCTTACATGGTCGACAAGGCATTGTCCCAGGCAACCGGGTGAAGCTTCTGATTGGCCCCATTCAGGATACCCCCTCCAGTCAGGACCAGCCTACTTCTGGGCTAATGCACCAGACCTTTGGCCAACAGAAGCTCTATCAAGTGCCAAACCTACATGGTGCCCCTCGAGACACCATCTACCAAGTACCACCTTCCTACCAACATCAGGGAATTTACCAGGTCCCCACTAGCCATGGTACCCAGGAACAAGATGTGTATCAAGTACCACCATCAGTGCAGAGAAGCATTGGGGGAGCTAATGGTCCCCACTTAAGCAAAAAG GTGGTAACCCCCGTGAGGACAGGCCAGGGCTACGTGTACGAGTACCCGTCCAGATACCAAAAGGACATCTACGACATCCCTCCTTCCCACGCCACACAAGGG GTGTACGATATCCCTCCATCATCAGTGAAAGGCTCTGTGTTTTCAGTCCCAGTGGGAGAGATAAAACCTCAAGGCGTCTATGACATCCCTCCTACTAAAGGG GTATATGCCATCCCACCCTCTGCTTGCCGAGATGAGGCAGGGCTTAGGGAAAAAGAGTATGATTTCCCCCCTCCAGTGAGACAAGCTGGAAGGCTGGACGTCAGACCCGAGGGCGTCTATGACATCCCCCCAACCAGCTCCAAGCCGATGGGGAAGGACCTTCACATAAAATATAACTGTGATGCTCCGGGAGCCGCTGACCTGGCGACACGAAGACACCAAAGCGTCTCGCTGAACCACCCGCCCTCACAGCTGGGACAGTCCCTGGGTCCCCAGAACGATGCCTACGACATCCCGCGAGGGGTTCAGTTTCTGGAGCCGCCAACAGAAACCAGTGAGAAAGCAAACCCTGAAGAAAGAGATGGTGTGTATGACGTCCCTCTGCACAACCCCCCAGATGCCAAAGGCTCTCAGGACGTGGTCGATGGTATCAACCGGTTATCTTTCTCCAGCACGGGCAGCACCAGGAGCAACATGTCCACATCTTCCACCACCTCCAAGGAATCTTCCTTGTCAGCCTCCCCATCTCAGGACAAAAGGCTCTTGCTGGATCCAGACACAGCCATCGAGAGGCTTCACCGGCTCCAGCAGACCCTGGAGATGGGCGTCTCCAGCCTCATGGCACTGGTGACCACAGACTGGCGATGTTACGGATACATGGAACGACACATCAACGAGATCCGCACGTCCGTGGACAAGGTGGAGCTGTTCGTGAGGGACTACCTCCATTTTGCCAAGGGAGCTGTAGCAAATGCTTCCTGCCTCCCCGAACTCATCCTCCACAACAAAATGAAGCGGGAGCTCCAAAGAATGGAAGACTCCCACCAGATCCTGAGCCAGACCAGCCACGACTTAAATGAGTGCAGCTGGTCCCTGAATATTCTGGCCGTCAACAAGCCCCAGAACAAGTGTGATGACCTGGACCGGTTTGTGATGGTGGCAAAGACAGTGCCCGATGATGCCAAGCAGCTCACCACAACCATCAACACCAACGCAGAGGCCCTCTTTAGACCGGGCCCTGGCAGCTCGCCTGTGAAGAGTGGGTCCGAGAACATCATGAACTCCACGGAGTACCCACATCCTGCATTGCAGATGCAGCTGCTACATCCTGGGGACCACAAGGCCCAGGCCCTCCACAAGCCACTGCCCCCAAGCCTGGGCAAGGACCAGCCTCCTGACTGTAGCAGCAGTGACGGCTCTGAAAGGAGCTGGATGGATGATTATGACTACGTCCACCTACAG GGGAAGGAGGAGTTTGAGAGGCAACAGAAAGAGctgctggaaaaagaaaatatcatcaAACAGAACAAGATGCAGCTGGAGCATCATCAG CTAAGTCAGTTCCAGTTGTTGGAACAAGAAATCACCAAGCCCGTGGAGAACGACATCTCCAAGTGGAAGCCTTCTCAGAGCCTCCCGACCACAAACAGCAGCGTGGGCGCTCAGGATCGGCAGCTGCTCTGCTTCTACTACGACCAGTGCGAGACCCATTACATCTCCCTCCTCAACGCCATCGATGCCCTCTTCAGCTGCGTCAGCTCGGCCCAGCCGCCCCGCATCTTCGTGGCCCACAGCAAGTTTGTCATCCTGAGCGCACACAAACTGGTGTTCATTGGGGACACGCTGACAAGGCAGGTTGCGGCCCAGGACATTCGCAACAAAGTGATGAACTCCAGCAACCAGCTCTGCGAGCAGCTCAAGACGATCGTGATGGCGACCAAGACGGCGGCCCTCCATTACCCCAGCACCACGGCCCTGCAGGAGATGGTGCACCAAGTGACAGACCTGTCCAGGAACGCCCAGCTCTTCAAGCGTTCTTTGCTGGAGATGGCCACCTTctga
- the NEDD9 gene encoding enhancer of filamentation 1 isoform X2, with protein sequence MKYKNLMARALYDNVPECAEELAFRKGDILTVIEQNTGGLEGWWLCSLHGRQGIVPGNRVKLLIGPIQDTPSSQDQPTSGLMHQTFGQQKLYQVPNLHGAPRDTIYQVPPSYQHQGIYQVPTSHGTQEQDVYQVPPSVQRSIGGANGPHLSKKVVTPVRTGQGYVYEYPSRYQKDIYDIPPSHATQGVYDIPPSSVKGSVFSVPVGEIKPQGVYDIPPTKGVYAIPPSACRDEAGLREKEYDFPPPVRQAGRLDVRPEGVYDIPPTSSKPMGKDLHIKYNCDAPGAADLATRRHQSVSLNHPPSQLGQSLGPQNDAYDIPRGVQFLEPPTETSEKANPEERDGVYDVPLHNPPDAKGSQDVVDGINRLSFSSTGSTRSNMSTSSTTSKESSLSASPSQDKRLLLDPDTAIERLHRLQQTLEMGVSSLMALVTTDWRCYGYMERHINEIRTSVDKVELFVRDYLHFAKGAVANASCLPELILHNKMKRELQRMEDSHQILSQTSHDLNECSWSLNILAVNKPQNKCDDLDRFVMVAKTVPDDAKQLTTTINTNAEALFRPGPGSSPVKSGSENIMNSTEYPHPALQMQLLHPGDHKAQALHKPLPPSLGKDQPPDCSSSDGSERSWMDDYDYVHLQGKEEFERQQKELLEKENIIKQNKMQLEHHQLSQFQLLEQEITKPVENDISKWKPSQSLPTTNSSVGAQDRQLLCFYYDQCETHYISLLNAIDALFSCVSSAQPPRIFVAHSKFVILSAHKLVFIGDTLTRQVAAQDIRNKVMNSSNQLCEQLKTIVMATKTAALHYPSTTALQEMVHQVTDLSRNAQLFKRSLLEMATF encoded by the exons AATCTTATGGCAAGGGCCTTATATGACAATGTCCCAGAGTGTGCTGAGGAACTGGCCTTCCGCAAGGGAGATATCCTGACTGTCATAGAGCAGAACACAGGAGGACTGGAAGGATGGTGGCTCTGCTCCTTACATGGTCGACAAGGCATTGTCCCAGGCAACCGGGTGAAGCTTCTGATTGGCCCCATTCAGGATACCCCCTCCAGTCAGGACCAGCCTACTTCTGGGCTAATGCACCAGACCTTTGGCCAACAGAAGCTCTATCAAGTGCCAAACCTACATGGTGCCCCTCGAGACACCATCTACCAAGTACCACCTTCCTACCAACATCAGGGAATTTACCAGGTCCCCACTAGCCATGGTACCCAGGAACAAGATGTGTATCAAGTACCACCATCAGTGCAGAGAAGCATTGGGGGAGCTAATGGTCCCCACTTAAGCAAAAAG GTGGTAACCCCCGTGAGGACAGGCCAGGGCTACGTGTACGAGTACCCGTCCAGATACCAAAAGGACATCTACGACATCCCTCCTTCCCACGCCACACAAGGG GTGTACGATATCCCTCCATCATCAGTGAAAGGCTCTGTGTTTTCAGTCCCAGTGGGAGAGATAAAACCTCAAGGCGTCTATGACATCCCTCCTACTAAAGGG GTATATGCCATCCCACCCTCTGCTTGCCGAGATGAGGCAGGGCTTAGGGAAAAAGAGTATGATTTCCCCCCTCCAGTGAGACAAGCTGGAAGGCTGGACGTCAGACCCGAGGGCGTCTATGACATCCCCCCAACCAGCTCCAAGCCGATGGGGAAGGACCTTCACATAAAATATAACTGTGATGCTCCGGGAGCCGCTGACCTGGCGACACGAAGACACCAAAGCGTCTCGCTGAACCACCCGCCCTCACAGCTGGGACAGTCCCTGGGTCCCCAGAACGATGCCTACGACATCCCGCGAGGGGTTCAGTTTCTGGAGCCGCCAACAGAAACCAGTGAGAAAGCAAACCCTGAAGAAAGAGATGGTGTGTATGACGTCCCTCTGCACAACCCCCCAGATGCCAAAGGCTCTCAGGACGTGGTCGATGGTATCAACCGGTTATCTTTCTCCAGCACGGGCAGCACCAGGAGCAACATGTCCACATCTTCCACCACCTCCAAGGAATCTTCCTTGTCAGCCTCCCCATCTCAGGACAAAAGGCTCTTGCTGGATCCAGACACAGCCATCGAGAGGCTTCACCGGCTCCAGCAGACCCTGGAGATGGGCGTCTCCAGCCTCATGGCACTGGTGACCACAGACTGGCGATGTTACGGATACATGGAACGACACATCAACGAGATCCGCACGTCCGTGGACAAGGTGGAGCTGTTCGTGAGGGACTACCTCCATTTTGCCAAGGGAGCTGTAGCAAATGCTTCCTGCCTCCCCGAACTCATCCTCCACAACAAAATGAAGCGGGAGCTCCAAAGAATGGAAGACTCCCACCAGATCCTGAGCCAGACCAGCCACGACTTAAATGAGTGCAGCTGGTCCCTGAATATTCTGGCCGTCAACAAGCCCCAGAACAAGTGTGATGACCTGGACCGGTTTGTGATGGTGGCAAAGACAGTGCCCGATGATGCCAAGCAGCTCACCACAACCATCAACACCAACGCAGAGGCCCTCTTTAGACCGGGCCCTGGCAGCTCGCCTGTGAAGAGTGGGTCCGAGAACATCATGAACTCCACGGAGTACCCACATCCTGCATTGCAGATGCAGCTGCTACATCCTGGGGACCACAAGGCCCAGGCCCTCCACAAGCCACTGCCCCCAAGCCTGGGCAAGGACCAGCCTCCTGACTGTAGCAGCAGTGACGGCTCTGAAAGGAGCTGGATGGATGATTATGACTACGTCCACCTACAG GGGAAGGAGGAGTTTGAGAGGCAACAGAAAGAGctgctggaaaaagaaaatatcatcaAACAGAACAAGATGCAGCTGGAGCATCATCAG CTAAGTCAGTTCCAGTTGTTGGAACAAGAAATCACCAAGCCCGTGGAGAACGACATCTCCAAGTGGAAGCCTTCTCAGAGCCTCCCGACCACAAACAGCAGCGTGGGCGCTCAGGATCGGCAGCTGCTCTGCTTCTACTACGACCAGTGCGAGACCCATTACATCTCCCTCCTCAACGCCATCGATGCCCTCTTCAGCTGCGTCAGCTCGGCCCAGCCGCCCCGCATCTTCGTGGCCCACAGCAAGTTTGTCATCCTGAGCGCACACAAACTGGTGTTCATTGGGGACACGCTGACAAGGCAGGTTGCGGCCCAGGACATTCGCAACAAAGTGATGAACTCCAGCAACCAGCTCTGCGAGCAGCTCAAGACGATCGTGATGGCGACCAAGACGGCGGCCCTCCATTACCCCAGCACCACGGCCCTGCAGGAGATGGTGCACCAAGTGACAGACCTGTCCAGGAACGCCCAGCTCTTCAAGCGTTCTTTGCTGGAGATGGCCACCTTctga